A section of the Chryseobacterium ginsenosidimutans genome encodes:
- a CDS encoding FixH family protein, whose protein sequence is MKKFSWGHGVVIALASFIIFILSMMFLFPNGQKNSEMVTDNYYEEELKYQDVIDAKKRADQLQEKPVYSQDKNGIKVTFPKDYDNSNTTVKFVLNRTEDQNLDIKKSVQLNADKSFLIPAQVLKIGNYTLRLNWTKDKTDYRMDYDVIWK, encoded by the coding sequence ATGAAAAAATTTAGTTGGGGGCACGGCGTTGTAATCGCATTAGCTTCGTTCATCATTTTTATATTATCCATGATGTTTCTTTTCCCAAACGGGCAGAAAAACTCTGAAATGGTAACCGATAATTACTATGAAGAAGAATTGAAATATCAGGATGTGATTGATGCCAAAAAAAGAGCAGACCAATTGCAGGAAAAACCTGTTTACAGTCAGGATAAAAACGGAATTAAAGTAACTTTCCCTAAAGATTATGACAATTCTAATACGACGGTAAAATTTGTTTTAAACAGAACAGAAGACCAAAATTTAGATATTAAAAAATCGGTACAGCTTAATGCAGACAAATCATTTTTAATTCCTGCACAAGTCTTAAAAATCGGGAATTATACTTTAAGATTAAATTGGACGAAAGACAAAACAGACTACAGAATGGATTATGATGTGATATGGAAATAG
- the ccoG gene encoding cytochrome c oxidase accessory protein CcoG: MSDIEEIEVRGGQGQVLDPETYRDSIGTMYQSGKRKWVYPRKPKGKYTNYRNIVSYILLIIYFAVPFIKINGNPLILFNVIDREFFIFGQPFYPQDFFILTLGAIVSLISIIIFTIAFGRIFCGWICPQTIFMESIFRKIEYLIEGDRNRQMKLDRQEWNTEKIWKRSLKWTVFMIISLIITHFMFMYIVGYKEVFTIISEGPFTHPTNFIVMILLTAAFYFVFAWFREQVCTLVCPYGRLQGVLIDKDTVNVFYDFNRGENRSKWRKGEDRKAAGKGDCIDCHQCVVVCPTGIDIRDGQQLECINCTACIDACDEVMEKVGLPKGLIRYATENEIENQTPFKFTGRMKGFAIVLALLTGLLGYLLTSRGEMEAKFIKPAGSTFFVRDGKITNTYNYTFLNKTNDKKIVTIKVIEPVHGEIIYSASSKIPVERDKITKGTINISFPENDMKLSKQNITIGVYDMEGKLVDSYKTYFEGPFKLQF, translated from the coding sequence GAAGTACGCGGCGGACAGGGACAAGTTCTGGACCCTGAGACTTACAGAGATTCTATCGGGACAATGTATCAATCCGGAAAAAGGAAATGGGTATATCCCAGAAAACCAAAAGGAAAATACACCAATTATAGAAACATTGTAAGTTATATCTTATTAATTATTTACTTTGCCGTACCATTCATTAAAATCAACGGCAATCCTCTTATTTTATTTAATGTAATCGATAGAGAGTTTTTCATTTTCGGACAACCTTTCTATCCTCAGGATTTTTTCATTCTTACACTTGGGGCAATTGTCTCTTTAATATCTATTATTATTTTTACGATTGCGTTCGGAAGAATTTTCTGCGGGTGGATCTGCCCTCAGACAATTTTTATGGAATCTATATTTCGTAAAATAGAATATCTTATCGAAGGAGACAGAAACAGGCAGATGAAGCTTGACAGACAGGAATGGAACACTGAAAAGATCTGGAAGAGAAGTTTGAAATGGACTGTTTTCATGATTATCTCGCTTATCATCACTCACTTTATGTTTATGTACATTGTGGGCTACAAAGAGGTTTTTACGATTATATCTGAAGGGCCATTTACCCATCCTACCAATTTTATCGTAATGATTCTCCTTACCGCAGCATTCTACTTTGTATTTGCATGGTTCAGAGAGCAGGTTTGTACATTGGTTTGTCCATACGGAAGATTACAGGGAGTCTTAATTGATAAAGACACGGTAAATGTTTTTTATGATTTCAACAGAGGCGAAAACAGATCAAAATGGAGAAAAGGCGAAGATAGAAAAGCAGCCGGAAAAGGTGACTGTATCGACTGTCATCAATGCGTTGTAGTTTGTCCTACGGGAATCGACATCCGAGACGGACAACAGCTGGAATGTATAAACTGTACAGCTTGTATCGATGCCTGTGATGAAGTGATGGAGAAGGTGGGTCTTCCAAAAGGACTGATCAGATATGCCACGGAAAATGAAATAGAAAACCAGACTCCGTTTAAATTTACGGGGAGAATGAAAGGTTTTGCTATTGTTCTAGCCCTTTTAACCGGGCTATTAGGTTACCTCCTTACCAGCAGAGGTGAAATGGAAGCCAAATTCATCAAACCGGCAGGAAGCACATTCTTTGTAAGAGACGGCAAAATTACCAATACCTACAATTACACTTTCTTAAACAAAACAAACGATAAGAAAATTGTTACTATTAAAGTGATTGAGCCTGTACACGGAGAAATTATTTACAGTGCTTCAAGCAAAATTCCTGTAGAAAGAGATAAAATCACGAAAGGAACAATCAACATCAGTTTCCCGGAAAATGATATGAAACTTTCCAAACAGAATATCACTATTGGGGTTTACGATATGGAAGGAAAACTGGTCGATTCTTATAAAACATATTTTGAGGGACCATTTAAATTACAATTTTAA